The following coding sequences lie in one Arachis hypogaea cultivar Tifrunner chromosome 9, arahy.Tifrunner.gnm2.J5K5, whole genome shotgun sequence genomic window:
- the LOC112710232 gene encoding large ribosomal subunit protein uL4c, giving the protein MCSLTTPASTSLSFFSSSIFFNNTKIPKLHSPSKPFSHSLSVACKAATLPLLSFSGDKIGEAQLDLRAAPPDTARAVVHRAIITDLQNKRRGTASTLTRAEVRGGGRKPYPQKKTGRARRGSNRTPLRPGGGVIFGPKPRDWSIKINRKEKRLAISTAMASAAVNTFVVEDFAEEFQGKPKTKEFIAAMKRWGLDPKEKAMFLMMEVPENVVLSSRNIGTVKVLTPRTLNLFDILNADKLVLTPAAVDYLNKRYGVDYQGGDDEDEEEEEEEDYEDEGVAEEGSETNKEDSSDVVN; this is encoded by the exons ATGTGTTCACTCACAACACCAGCCTCAACCTCcctctccttcttctcttcttctatctttttcaaCAATACCAAAATCCCCAAACTACACTCACCATCAAAACccttctctcactctctctccgtCGCGTGCAAAGCCGCAACCCTACCGCTTCTCTCATTTTCCGGCGACAAAATCGGCGAAGCGCAACTCGACCTCCGCGCCGCCCCACCCGACACCGCACGCGCCGTCGTCCACCGGGCAATCATCACCGACCTCCAAAACAAGCGCCGTGGCACCGCCTCAACCCTAACGCGGGCCGAGGTTCGCGGCGGAGGGAGAAAACCCTATCCGCAGAAGAAGACCGGCCGGGCCCGCAGGGGGTCAAACAGGACACCGCTCAGGCCCGGCGGAGGTGTCATTTTCGGGCCCAAGCCCAGGGACTGGAGCATCAAAATAAACAGGAAGGAGAAGAGGCTTGCGATTTCCACCGCGATGGCGAGCGCGGCGGTGAACACGTTCGTGGTCGAGGACTTCGCGGAGGAGTTTCAGGGGAAGCCGAAGACGAAGGAGTTCATTGCGGCGATGAAGCGGTGGGGACTGGACCCTAAGGAAAAGGCCATGTTCTTGATGATGGAGGTGCCGGAGAACGTTGTGCTTTCGAGCCGGAACATTGGGACGGTGAAGGTTTTGACGCCGAGGACGCTGAATTTGTTTGATATTTTGAATGCTGATAAGCTTGTGCTTACACCTGCTGCTGTGGATTACTTGAATAAGAGGTATGGGGTTGATTACCAGGGCggtgatgatgaagatgaagaagaagaagaagaagaagattatgaagatgaaggagtagcaGAAGAAG GATCTGAAACAAACAAGGAGGATAGTTCTGATGTGGTAAACTGA